One Proteiniborus sp. DW1 genomic window carries:
- the pepF gene encoding oligoendopeptidase F: protein MSKELKARKDVDQLLTWDLTAIFKTEEEFSSAVKEAQRLTEEVEKEYKGKLNSAKVINECLDKMKSLMQIINLAGTYAHLAVAVDQTNSENQERQMKFSNIMSNLNSRLSFVKSEIMEAREEIINEAIEQSKENSGYLKDIIEAKKHTLHPEAERVLSALSSTLNSPYSIYNRAKLADMDFGTFTVDGKEYPLSFVLFENEWEYENNHEIRRAAFKAFSNKLKEYQHTIAAAYQVQVQKEKTLANLRGFDSVIDSLLFHQKVDRELYNRQIDIIMEKLAPHMRKYAKLLQKIHNIDEMTFADLKLVVDPDFEPAITVEGSKKYVEEALSVLGEDYLNMVKRAYSERWIDFVQNRGKSTGAFCSSPYGSHPFILISWTERMREVFVLAHELGHAGHFYLAHQNQNIFDTRPSQYFIEAPSTMNEMLMANYLMKNSDDPRFKRWVLSSMISRTYYHNFVTHLLEAAYQREVYRIIDEGGSVQAPKLNALKKGVLEKFWGDTVKIIDGAELTWMRQPHYYMGLYPYTYSAGLTIATEVSKRILTEGQAALDDWKEVLKAGGTKTPVELAKMAGVDITTERPLLNTIEHIGNIIDEIIKLTEEIDGISL, encoded by the coding sequence TTGAGTAAAGAGTTAAAAGCAAGAAAGGATGTTGATCAATTACTGACATGGGACTTAACAGCAATATTTAAAACCGAAGAAGAGTTTAGTTCTGCTGTAAAGGAAGCACAAAGACTTACTGAAGAAGTTGAAAAAGAGTATAAGGGTAAATTAAATTCTGCTAAAGTAATAAACGAATGTCTAGATAAGATGAAGAGTTTAATGCAAATAATTAACCTAGCTGGTACATATGCACATCTAGCAGTAGCAGTTGATCAAACTAATAGTGAGAATCAAGAAAGACAGATGAAGTTCTCAAATATAATGTCTAATTTAAATAGCAGATTAAGCTTTGTAAAAAGCGAGATTATGGAAGCTAGGGAAGAAATCATTAATGAAGCTATAGAACAGTCTAAAGAGAATAGTGGTTATTTAAAAGATATTATAGAAGCTAAAAAACATACACTTCATCCTGAGGCTGAAAGAGTATTATCTGCTTTATCTAGTACATTAAATTCTCCATATAGTATATACAACAGAGCTAAGCTTGCAGATATGGACTTTGGAACATTTACTGTAGATGGAAAGGAATACCCTCTAAGCTTTGTACTATTTGAAAATGAATGGGAATATGAAAATAACCATGAAATAAGAAGAGCAGCTTTTAAAGCCTTCTCTAATAAATTAAAAGAGTATCAACATACTATAGCAGCAGCTTATCAAGTTCAAGTTCAAAAGGAAAAGACTTTAGCAAATCTCAGAGGTTTTGATTCAGTAATAGACAGTTTACTATTCCACCAGAAGGTAGACAGAGAACTGTATAATAGACAAATAGACATCATTATGGAGAAACTTGCCCCTCATATGAGAAAATACGCAAAGCTTCTTCAAAAAATTCATAATATTGATGAAATGACTTTCGCTGACTTAAAGTTAGTAGTGGATCCAGATTTTGAACCGGCAATAACAGTTGAAGGATCTAAGAAATATGTAGAAGAAGCTCTATCTGTACTTGGGGAAGACTATTTAAATATGGTTAAAAGAGCTTATAGTGAAAGATGGATTGACTTTGTTCAGAACAGAGGAAAATCAACAGGTGCTTTTTGCTCTAGTCCTTATGGTAGCCATCCGTTTATATTGATATCATGGACTGAAAGAATGAGAGAAGTGTTTGTACTTGCCCACGAGCTTGGTCATGCAGGACATTTTTATTTAGCTCATCAAAATCAAAATATATTTGATACAAGACCATCTCAATATTTTATAGAAGCACCATCTACTATGAATGAGATGCTTATGGCAAATTATTTAATGAAAAATAGTGATGATCCAAGGTTTAAGCGATGGGTATTATCTTCTATGATTAGCCGTACCTATTACCATAACTTTGTAACTCATTTATTAGAAGCAGCTTATCAAAGGGAGGTATATAGAATAATAGATGAAGGTGGAAGCGTTCAGGCTCCTAAACTTAATGCGCTGAAGAAAGGTGTATTAGAAAAGTTCTGGGGAGATACTGTGAAAATAATTGATGGAGCAGAGCTAACTTGGATGAGACAGCCACATTATTATATGGGACTATACCCATATACATATAGTGCAGGATTAACTATAGCTACAGAAGTTAGCAAAAGAATCCTAACAGAAGGACAGGCTGCATTAGATGATTGGAAGGAAGTCCTAAAAGCAGGTGGAACTAAGACACCAGTAGAGCTTGCGAAAATGGCAGGTGTAGACATAACAACAGAGAGACCATTATTAAATACTATAGAGCATATTGGAAATATAATAGATGAAATTATAAAACTAACTGAAGAGATAGATGGTATAAGTCTATAA
- a CDS encoding spore coat protein, translated as MLQLTQKERYLLEDQKSQEELCIKKYNNYAEQAQCPQLKQLCKQLAQQEQQHLNTINQILNGQTPNTSQQGGQQGQQQSQHQGSQSTSMQNMTTGMVNQQDADLCTDLLSTEKYVSGAYDTAIFEFRDANIRQALNHIQKEEQQHGEQIFNYMQSKGMYNPK; from the coding sequence ATGTTACAATTAACTCAAAAAGAAAGATATTTATTAGAGGACCAAAAAAGTCAGGAAGAATTATGTATCAAAAAGTATAACAATTATGCAGAGCAAGCTCAGTGTCCACAGCTAAAGCAATTGTGTAAACAACTTGCTCAACAAGAACAACAACATCTAAATACTATTAATCAAATACTTAATGGTCAAACTCCAAATACGAGCCAGCAGGGAGGACAGCAAGGTCAACAACAAAGTCAGCACCAAGGCAGTCAAAGCACAAGTATGCAGAATATGACAACAGGAATGGTAAATCAGCAGGATGCAGATTTATGTACAGATCTTCTATCTACAGAAAAGTATGTTTCTGGAGCATATGACACAGCAATTTTTGAGTTCAGAGATGCAAATATTCGTCAGGCTCTAAATCATATTCAAAAAGAAGAACAGCAGCATGGTGAGCAAATATTCAATTATATGCAAAGCAAAGGTATGTATAATCCTAAATAG
- a CDS encoding ATP-binding cassette domain-containing protein translates to MIEAKDLCLRYADGTLALKDININIGTGEVVFVIGPSGSGKTSFLKLLLGMEHPTSGYLSVLGHSITKDKSSQIRKMRMAMGPIFQDFRLLQGRTVMENVLLGMRFLDFNKQQMLQDARETIQRVGLNHKINSSVDNLSWGERQRVAIARAVARKPKLIIADEPTGNLDKDNAINILELLTSFKDNDTTVIITTHATHLIENIEGDMLIQIDKGNIQWGRLSHEEHF, encoded by the coding sequence ATGATTGAGGCAAAAGATTTGTGCTTGAGATATGCTGATGGTACATTAGCATTGAAAGATATTAACATAAATATTGGAACTGGTGAGGTAGTATTTGTTATTGGTCCCAGTGGATCAGGTAAAACAAGTTTTTTAAAGCTCTTGCTAGGTATGGAGCATCCAACCTCTGGGTATTTAAGTGTTTTAGGACACTCAATAACTAAAGATAAAAGTTCTCAAATTAGAAAAATGAGAATGGCTATGGGCCCTATTTTCCAAGACTTCAGACTACTCCAAGGTAGAACAGTTATGGAAAATGTACTTTTAGGTATGAGGTTTTTAGATTTTAATAAGCAGCAAATGCTACAAGATGCTAGGGAGACTATCCAAAGAGTAGGACTTAATCATAAAATAAATTCATCTGTAGATAATCTGTCTTGGGGAGAACGTCAAAGAGTAGCCATAGCAAGGGCTGTAGCTAGAAAGCCTAAATTGATTATTGCAGATGAGCCTACTGGTAATCTTGATAAGGATAATGCAATAAATATATTAGAGCTTTTAACATCATTTAAGGACAATGATACTACAGTAATAATAACTACACATGCTACTCACTTAATTGAGAATATAGAGGGAGATATGTTGATACAAATTGATAAAGGAAATATTCAATGGGGAAGGTTGAGTCATGAAGAACATTTTTAA
- a CDS encoding permease-like cell division protein FtsX, which produces MKNIFKNFSYFLKETKTILKLNFLSNIFSILSMGFIFLMLSMVISGVWISSQMIELMEEEAEISVYFDESFGDAKINSILSEIEAISGVKEAAIIDKEKAYSRMVKIMGKDADILNFFSHNPFSAFIEVKIDLEKIDLIVDQIEKINDIEHIRDNQSVLNRLRSISSIIRVLGLLIISAVGVSTLVITSHIIRQGIYNNKEQINTLKLLGAPESFIVLPFFIEGLILALVAGIFAVTIGILSLKYVYVQTTGPLPFIPLPPLDSLIKGNIIMTLSISIILGIIGSAFGLASANKS; this is translated from the coding sequence ATGAAGAACATTTTTAAAAACTTTAGTTATTTTTTAAAGGAAACAAAAACTATTTTAAAATTAAATTTTCTTTCAAACATATTTTCTATTCTAAGCATGGGATTTATATTTTTAATGCTTTCAATGGTGATTTCAGGAGTATGGATCAGTAGTCAAATGATTGAATTAATGGAAGAAGAGGCAGAGATTAGTGTTTATTTTGATGAAAGTTTTGGTGATGCAAAGATTAACAGTATTTTAAGTGAAATTGAAGCCATAAGTGGTGTTAAAGAAGCAGCAATTATAGATAAGGAAAAGGCTTATAGTAGAATGGTAAAAATCATGGGAAAGGATGCAGATATTTTAAACTTTTTTAGTCATAACCCATTTAGTGCTTTTATAGAAGTAAAAATAGACTTGGAGAAGATAGACTTAATAGTTGACCAAATAGAAAAGATAAATGATATAGAGCATATTAGAGATAATCAAAGTGTCTTAAATAGACTTAGGAGTATTTCAAGTATTATAAGAGTTTTAGGACTTTTAATAATATCAGCTGTAGGTGTATCTACCTTAGTTATAACTTCACATATTATTAGACAAGGTATATATAACAATAAAGAACAGATAAATACTCTAAAGCTTTTAGGTGCTCCAGAATCATTTATAGTATTACCTTTCTTTATAGAAGGACTGATTTTGGCATTGGTAGCAGGCATATTTGCAGTAACAATTGGAATTTTAAGCCTCAAATATGTTTATGTTCAAACTACAGGACCATTGCCTTTTATTCCGCTTCCACCTTTAGATAGTTTAATTAAAGGAAACATAATAATGACCTTATCCATAAGCATTATTCTAGGGATTATAGGTAGTGCCTTTGGCCTTGCATCGGCAAATAAAAGTTGA
- a CDS encoding DUF1450 domain-containing protein: protein MARIQFCENNYEQGAEEVIEMLENDEIEYEVESCLGYCGECAMQPFALVDDEYIEADNPEELYNKIKEILE from the coding sequence ATGGCCAGAATACAATTTTGTGAGAATAATTATGAACAAGGAGCAGAAGAAGTTATTGAAATGCTAGAAAATGATGAAATAGAATACGAAGTAGAGTCTTGTCTAGGATATTGCGGTGAATGTGCAATGCAACCTTTTGCTTTAGTTGATGATGAATACATCGAAGCTGATAATCCTGAAGAATTGTACAATAAGATAAAAGAAATCTTAGAGTAG